From a single Ascaphus truei isolate aAscTru1 chromosome 2, aAscTru1.hap1, whole genome shotgun sequence genomic region:
- the LOC142488029 gene encoding uncharacterized protein LOC142488029 isoform X2: MDPRLLLSPVVVPERLEIKSEKEEPNAEEHLTPIKSETVPFPVSEIGLNEEQNLSSDASRSCLTPRSPELPKNNDSCHILDTYKESVPHDGEFTDLVQHTAVSDSKYGSSKREQTFTCTDGGSGFSLKGKLHSQQKIQTAVTPFTCTVCGKELSNKRTLLRHQMIHTGEKPLTCTECGKQFRIKKNLLRHQMTHTGEKPFTCTECSKSFSTKAELLNHERIHTGEKPFTCTECGKQFRLKKSLLSHQMTHTGEKPFTCTECGKQFSIKKNLRRHQITHTGEKPFTCTECGKQFSIKSSLLIHQMTHTGEKPFACTECGKQFSIKSHLFSHQMTHTGEKPFTCTECSKSFSMKSDLLIHERIHTGEKPFTCTECGKQFTVKSRLLIHQMTHTGEKPFTCTECGKQFSIKSTLLIHQMIHTGEKPFTCTECSKGFSVKKELLIHERIHTGEKPFTCTECGKQFTVKSSLLIHQMIHTGEKPLTCTECGKQFRIKKNLLRHQMTHTGEKPFICTECSKSFSRKTELINHERIHTGEKPFTCAECGKSFSQMSHLLTHHRIHTREKPFPCT, from the exons agaTCGGCCTGAATGAGGAACAGAACTTGAGCTCTGATGCATCCAGAAGCTGTCTGACTCCTCGCAGCCCAGAACTGCCAAAAAACAATGATTCCTGCCACATTTTGGACACATACAAGGAATCAGTGCCACatgatggtgaatttacagaccttgtacagcacacagcagtCTCTGACTCTAAATATGGATCCAGCAAAAG GGagcaaacctttacatgtacagatgGTGGGAGCGGTTTCTCACTGAAAGGGAAACTTCATTCACAGCAGAAGATTCAGACAGCAGTGACTCCATTtacttgtacagtgtgtgggaaagagTTAAGTAATAAGAGgaccctcctcagacaccagatgattcatacaggagaaaagccattaacatgtacagagtgtgggaaacaattccgtATTAAGAaaaacctcctcagacaccagatgactcatacaggtgagaaaccattcacatgtacagagtgtagtaaaagcttttctacaAAGGCGGagctcctcaaccatgagcggattcatacaggagaaaaaccattcacatgtacagagtgtgggaaacaattcagactAAAGAAAAGCCTCCTCagtcaccagatgactcatacaggggagaaaccattcacatgtacagagtgtgggaaacaattcagtattaagaaaaACCTTCGCAGACACCAGATTACTCATAccggagaaaaaccattcacatgtacagagtgtgggaaacaatttagtattaagagcagtctcctcatacaccagatgactcatacaggggagaaaccattcgcatgtacagagtgtgggaaacaatttagtATTAAGAGCCACCTCTTCagtcaccagatgactcatactggagagaaaccattcacatgtacagagtgtagtaaaagcttttctatgAAGAGTGATCTCCtcatccatgagcggattcatacaggggagaaaccattcacatgtacagagtgtgggaaacaattcacagttaagagccgtctcctcatacaccagatgactcatacaggggagaaaccattcacatgtacggagtgtgggaaacaatttagtattaagagtaccctcctcatacaccagatgattcatactggagagaaaccattcacatgtacagagtgtagtaaaggCTTTTCAGTGAAGAAAGAACTCCtcatccatgagcggattcatacaggggagaaaccattcacatgtacagagtgtgggaaacaatttacagttaagagcagtctcctcatacaccagatgattcatacaggagaaaaaccattaacatgtacagagtgtgggaaacaattccgtATTAAGAaaaacctcctcagacaccagatgactcatactggagagaaaccattcatatgtacagagtgtagtaaaagcttttctcggaagacaGAGCTCATCAACCatgagaggattcatacaggggagaaaccattcacatgtgcagagtgtgggaaaagcttttctcaaatgagccacctcctcacccaccacaggattcatacacgggagaaaccatttccatgtacatag
- the LOC142488029 gene encoding uncharacterized protein LOC142488029 isoform X1 codes for MDPRLLLSPVVVPERLEIKSEKEEPNAEEHLTPIKSETVPFPVSEIGLNEEQNLSSDASRSCLTPRSPELPKNNDSCHILDTYKESVPHDGEFTDLVQHTAVSDSKYGSSKRYARDLRRSRGAQPFLCCQCGKSFSQDRDLLTHLCVPTREQTFTCTDGGSGFSLKGKLHSQQKIQTAVTPFTCTVCGKELSNKRTLLRHQMIHTGEKPLTCTECGKQFRIKKNLLRHQMTHTGEKPFTCTECSKSFSTKAELLNHERIHTGEKPFTCTECGKQFRLKKSLLSHQMTHTGEKPFTCTECGKQFSIKKNLRRHQITHTGEKPFTCTECGKQFSIKSSLLIHQMTHTGEKPFACTECGKQFSIKSHLFSHQMTHTGEKPFTCTECSKSFSMKSDLLIHERIHTGEKPFTCTECGKQFTVKSRLLIHQMTHTGEKPFTCTECGKQFSIKSTLLIHQMIHTGEKPFTCTECSKGFSVKKELLIHERIHTGEKPFTCTECGKQFTVKSSLLIHQMIHTGEKPLTCTECGKQFRIKKNLLRHQMTHTGEKPFICTECSKSFSRKTELINHERIHTGEKPFTCAECGKSFSQMSHLLTHHRIHTREKPFPCT; via the coding sequence agaTCGGCCTGAATGAGGAACAGAACTTGAGCTCTGATGCATCCAGAAGCTGTCTGACTCCTCGCAGCCCAGAACTGCCAAAAAACAATGATTCCTGCCACATTTTGGACACATACAAGGAATCAGTGCCACatgatggtgaatttacagaccttgtacagcacacagcagtCTCTGACTCTAAATATGGATCCAGCAAAAGGTATGCGAGAGATTTAAGAAGAAGCCGTGGTGCTCAGCCTTTTCtctgttgtcagtgtggcaaaagcttctcacaggacagggacctgctcacacacctttgtgtccccACTAGGGagcaaacctttacatgtacagatgGTGGGAGCGGTTTCTCACTGAAAGGGAAACTTCATTCACAGCAGAAGATTCAGACAGCAGTGACTCCATTtacttgtacagtgtgtgggaaagagTTAAGTAATAAGAGgaccctcctcagacaccagatgattcatacaggagaaaagccattaacatgtacagagtgtgggaaacaattccgtATTAAGAaaaacctcctcagacaccagatgactcatacaggtgagaaaccattcacatgtacagagtgtagtaaaagcttttctacaAAGGCGGagctcctcaaccatgagcggattcatacaggagaaaaaccattcacatgtacagagtgtgggaaacaattcagactAAAGAAAAGCCTCCTCagtcaccagatgactcatacaggggagaaaccattcacatgtacagagtgtgggaaacaattcagtattaagaaaaACCTTCGCAGACACCAGATTACTCATAccggagaaaaaccattcacatgtacagagtgtgggaaacaatttagtattaagagcagtctcctcatacaccagatgactcatacaggggagaaaccattcgcatgtacagagtgtgggaaacaatttagtATTAAGAGCCACCTCTTCagtcaccagatgactcatactggagagaaaccattcacatgtacagagtgtagtaaaagcttttctatgAAGAGTGATCTCCtcatccatgagcggattcatacaggggagaaaccattcacatgtacagagtgtgggaaacaattcacagttaagagccgtctcctcatacaccagatgactcatacaggggagaaaccattcacatgtacggagtgtgggaaacaatttagtattaagagtaccctcctcatacaccagatgattcatactggagagaaaccattcacatgtacagagtgtagtaaaggCTTTTCAGTGAAGAAAGAACTCCtcatccatgagcggattcatacaggggagaaaccattcacatgtacagagtgtgggaaacaatttacagttaagagcagtctcctcatacaccagatgattcatacaggagaaaaaccattaacatgtacagagtgtgggaaacaattccgtATTAAGAaaaacctcctcagacaccagatgactcatactggagagaaaccattcatatgtacagagtgtagtaaaagcttttctcggaagacaGAGCTCATCAACCatgagaggattcatacaggggagaaaccattcacatgtgcagagtgtgggaaaagcttttctcaaatgagccacctcctcacccaccacaggattcatacacgggagaaaccatttccatgtacatag